A region from the Triticum aestivum cultivar Chinese Spring chromosome 3D, IWGSC CS RefSeq v2.1, whole genome shotgun sequence genome encodes:
- the LOC123078905 gene encoding ERI1 exoribonuclease 2 translates to MSPIMAARGQGLGQGQGHQVQQDFDFFLVVDFEATCEKDARIYPQEIIEFPAVLVDGATGLIASAFRRYVRPRHRPVLTQFCRDLTGIRQEDVDGGVDLGEALWLHDAWLKAATAGAGNKGRVRLAVVTWGDWDCRTMLEFECRFKGIEKPSYFDRWVNLRVPFQAALGGGARVNLQEAVRAAGLDWEGRLHCGLDDAHNTARLLAEIMRRGVKITITGSLAPPPPLPIQKQPPRSSPCGGSSAPAPPLIQQQPPHTWPCGGSSAPPLLPAIQQQQLPQRHISPCGGSSVTCLCYCGVATRGGVVPVQANRFFGGGNWTPAMV, encoded by the coding sequence ATGTCACCGATCATGGCGGCGCGCGGGCAGGGGCTGGGCCAGGGCCAGGGCCATCAGGTGCAGCAAGATTTCGACTTCTTCTTGGTGGTGGACTTCGAGGCGACATGCGAGAAGGACGCGCGGATCTACCCGCAAGAGATCATCGAGTTCCCGGCCGTGCTCGTCGACGGCGCCACCGGCCTCATCGCATCCGCGTTCCGCAGGTACGTTCGCCCCAGACACCGGCCTGTGCTGACCCAGTTTTGCAGGGACCTCACCGGCATCCGGCAGGAGGACGTAGACGGCGGCGTGGATCTCGGCGAGGCGCTCTGGCTACACGACGCTTGGCtgaaggcggcgacggcgggggcggggaaCAAGGGACGCGTCCGCTTGGCCGTCGTGACCTGGGGGGACTGGGATTGCCGCACCATGCTCGAATTCGAGTGTCGATTCAAGGGGATCGAGAAGCCCTCCTACTTTGATCGCTGGGTCAACCTGAGGGTCCCCTTCCAGGCGGCGCTCGGCGGCGGAGCGCGGGTCAACCTGCAGGAGGCGGTGCGGGCGGCGGGACTGGACTGGGAGGGCCGCTTGCACTGCGGACTCGACGACGCGCACAACACGGCGCGGCTGCTTGCTGAGATCATGCGGCGCGGGGTCAAGATCACCATCACCGGCtcgctggcgccgccgccgccgctgccgatccAGAAGCAGCCGCCTCGCTCAAGCCCTTGCGGTGGCTCATCGGCGCCGGCGCCTCCGCTGATCCAGCAGCAGCCGCCTCACACATGGCCTTGCGGTGGCTCATCGGCGCCACCGCTTTTGCCGGCGATTCAGCAGCAGCAGCTGCCGCAGCGTCACATAAGCCCCTGCGGTGGCTCCTCCGTGACGTGCTTGTGCTACTGCGGGGTGGCGACCAGAGGTGGCGTGGTGCCGGTGCAAGCCAACCGCTTCTTTGGGGGCGGCAACTGGACGCCGGCCATGGTATAG
- the LOC123078906 gene encoding farnesyl pyrophosphate synthase 2 produces the protein MGVYFQIQPDFPFMTDYLDCFGFPEVMGKTSSALGCLIFEIILSHFKCSWLFVQVLVQCVSMRGKRTSYLKIMGNQIVLVSQK, from the exons ATGGGTGTTTACTTTCAAATTCAG CCAGATTTCCCTTTCATGACTGATTATCTCGACTGCTTTGGCTTTCCAGAAGTCATGGGCAAG ACTTCAAGTGCTCTTGGCTGTTTGATTTTTGAAATCATCCTGTCCCACTTCAAGTGCTCTTGGCTGTTTGTTCAAGTGCTGGTGCAGTGCGTGTCAATGAGAGGCAAAAGGACATCCTATTT GAAAATTATGGGAAACCAGATCGTGCTTGTGTCGCAAAAGTAA